Genomic segment of Dehalococcoidia bacterium:
CCAGCCGCAGGAAGTAGAGACGCACCCATCCTTCCGCCGACAGATAGGAGACCATGCGCCGGAAGAAGCGGGCCATCTCGTCGGTCATGAAGCGGGCCTTGTCGGGCCGGCTGGTGCGGTGCAGGTGCAGGAAGTCCTCCACCGCTGCCGTCGCCTCCTCCGGGGCCGAAAGCACCTCCAGCGAGGGCTCCGCCACCCGGTAGAGACGCCTCAGCTTGCGCAGCAGCTCGTGCCTGTCCTTGCCTGGCAGCGACTCCAGGTATTCCTCCCAGGTAGCGGGCAGCTCCAGCAGCGGGCAGACGTCCTCCCGTTCCTGCAGGGGGGTAAGGCCCTTGCGGCGGGCCAGTTCGGGCAGCAGGCGCAGAGTGGGGGAGCCATCGGGCAGGCCCCACAGGACCAGCTCCCGCCATTCCAGGCGGAGGAGGGACTGCCAAAGCTCCTGGAGGGCCTGCTCGGCAGCTTCCTGGTCCAGGACCAGATCCATATAGTCGCAAACGTTGGGATCGCCGGCGAAGGCCAGGGCATCGCCTTGGCGCATGAAGGCGCCGATGCCAATGAGCCGCTCGCCACGGCGGGCGGTGACGACGGTGGGAGAGCCCCGGCCGAACTCCTCCCACCAGGCCTGCAGCCAGGCCGGCGAGAGGAAGACGTGGCGCAGGGCAGCCCGACCCAGCAGGGCACGCCACTCCTCGGCCAGGGCCGCCGCGACGGGGCCCAGGGCCGCCTCGGTCATGGGCGCTCCCCCCGGACCAGGGCCAGGAATTCGGAGCGGGTGACGCCGTGACGACGGAAGACGCCGCGGACGGCGGAGGTGACCATGATGGTGCCTGGCTTCTTGATGCCCCGCATGCTGATGCACAGGTGCTCCGCTTCCACCACCACCGCCGCGCCCTGGGGTTGCAGACCTTCCATGAGGCAGTCGGCTATCTGGCTGGTCAGCCGCTCCTGCACCTGGGGGCGGCGGGCCAGGATGTCCACCACCCGCGCTATCTTGCTGGCCCCCACGATGCGGCCGTCCGGAACGTAGCCCACGTGCACCTGCCCGAAGAAGGGCAGAAAGTGGTGCTCGCACAGGGAATAGAAGGGGATGCCCCGCAACACCACCATCTCCTGATGAGGCTCCGGGAAGGTGGTGGTC
This window contains:
- a CDS encoding GNAT family N-acetyltransferase, which encodes MTEAALGPVAAALAEEWRALLGRAALRHVFLSPAWLQAWWEEFGRGSPTVVTARRGERLIGIGAFMRQGDALAFAGDPNVCDYMDLVLDQEAAEQALQELWQSLLRLEWRELVLWGLPDGSPTLRLLPELARRKGLTPLQEREDVCPLLELPATWEEYLESLPGKDRHELLRKLRRLYRVAEPSLEVLSAPEEATAAVEDFLHLHRTSRPDKARFMTDEMARFFRRMVSYLSAEGWVRLYFLRLGQVRAAALLCFVDGDTLQLYNSGYDPEYGHLSVGLLSKAMLVEHAIAAGFRRLDFLRGAEPYKYDLGARDVVVHRLRLLRE
- the folE gene encoding GTP cyclohydrolase I FolE, whose protein sequence is MRQIIEAIGEDPQRPGLADTPRRIARLYAEMFSGLREDPLSVLTTTFPEPHQEMVVLRGIPFYSLCEHHFLPFFGQVHVGYVPDGRIVGASKIARVVDILARRPQVQERLTSQIADCLMEGLQPQGAAVVVEAEHLCISMRGIKKPGTIMVTSAVRGVFRRHGVTRSEFLALVRGERP